One Brassica napus cultivar Da-Ae chromosome A1, Da-Ae, whole genome shotgun sequence genomic region harbors:
- the LOC106360737 gene encoding putative 57 kDa heat shock protein encodes MDESYESKQLEDGNVYVRLDMPGVPKDNFTVSVANGKVNVTGQAPALSHDSGSRLYSADVVMLSGPVDFPSHRVKTIIKNGVIRLLVPPV; translated from the coding sequence ATGGACGAGTCGTATGAGTCGAAGCAGCTCGAAGACGGCAATGTATACGTGCGTTTAGACATGCCAGGCGTTCCCAAGGACAACTTCACTGTCTCAGTGGCTAACGGCAAAGTAAACGTGACTGGTCAAGCTCCTGCTCTTAGCCACGACTCAGGTTCTCGGTTGTACTCTGCTGACGTGGTTATGCTCTCCGGTCCTGTCGACTTTCCTAGCCATCGGGTCAAAACCATCATCAAGAACGGTGTCATCCGACTCCTCGTCCCTCCCGTTTGA
- the LOC125592872 gene encoding putative 57 kDa heat shock protein codes for MAAVPEGYYESTNPFLVHGPRGFEEFKLLESFGMYVRMDFPGVPEECVRISLDPAKKSLAVYADAPKVHRYDLAQRKYLSVIETVCSCCAFDRFTYQMSDGVLRLHLSKSNIDQRRSSCIEYR; via the exons ATGGCAGCCGTCCCTGAAGGATATTACGAATCCACAAACCCGTTTCTAGTTCACGGGCCAAGAGGTTTTGAGGAGTTCAAGTTGCTTGAGAGTTTTGGCATGTACGTGAGGATGGACTTTCCAGGCGTTCCGGAGGAGTGCGTGAGGATTTCTCTAGACCCGGCGAAGAAATCTTTGGCTGTCTACGCAGATGCTCCCAAGGTCCATAGATACGACCTCGCTCAACGGAAGTACCTCTCCGTCATCGAAACCGTCTGCAGTTGCTGCGCGTTCGACCGCTTCACTTACCAAATGTCAGACGGTGTTTTAAGGCTTCATCTCTCCAAGTCTAACATCGATCAACGTCGCTCTTCCTGCATCG agTATAGGTGa
- the LOC106376094 gene encoding protein GOLVEN 1-like, producing MPCSVRSGFKIVFCFILLLLSSNIGCANARCLGLHKHHHKIHHKVASLVQDVVNGGGRKRVLGGVETGGEVVVMDYPQPHRKPPIHNEKA from the coding sequence ATGCCTTGCTCTGTGAGGAGTGGATTCAAGATAGTGTTCTGTTTCATTCTTCTGCTTTTGTCATCCAATATTGGATGTGCTAATGCTCGTTGTTTAGGGCTTCACAAGCATCATCACAAGATTCATCACAAGGTTGCTTCCTTGGTACAAGATGTTGTCAATGGTGGAGGAAGGAAGAGGGTATTGGGTGGAGTGGAGACAGGGGGAGAAGTAGTGGTCATGGATTATCCTCAGCCTCATCGTAAGCCTCCCATCCACAACGAGAAGGCTTAA
- the LOC106446247 gene encoding probable aspartyl protease At4g16563 — protein MLNSYTSCHHLIIILSTDHVFLLCTIKKSRPLLQIQKQSHTDISAMKTCCIFFIYLAIILQHCFYFSVSSSSPLLLPLSHSLSTSKHSSSPLHLLKSSSSRSSERFRRHHQKRQQHQLPLPLSSGSDYLLSLSVGSSSSVSLYLDTGSDLVWFPCRPFTCILCESKPPPSLTSLSSSATTVPCSSPSCSAAHSSLPSSDLCAISNCPLDLIETGECNNSSYPCPPFYYAYGDGSLVARLFSDSLSLPPLSVANFTFGCAHTTLAEPIGVAGFGRGRLSVPAQLASFAPHLGNSFSYCLVSHSFDSERVRRPSPLILGRFVEEKEKRVGADDDHKEKVEFVYTELLDNPKHPYFYSVSLQGISVGKRNIPAPAMLRRVDRNGGGGVVVDSGTTFTMLPAKFYNSVVEEFDSRVGRVHERADRVEPSSGMSPCYYLNQTVRVPALVLHFAGNGSSVTLPRRNYFYEFMDGEDGKEEKRKVGCLMLMNGGDESELRGGTGAILGNYQQQGFEVVYDLLNRRVGFAKRKCASYWDTLNQS, from the coding sequence ATGTTAAATAGTTATACTTCATGCcatcatttaataataattttatctacCGATCATGTCTTCTTGCTCTGTACTATAAAAAAGAGTCGACCTCTTCTTCAAATTCAAAAGCAGAGTCATACAGATATATCCGCCATGAAAACGTGTTGCATCTTCTTCATCTACTTGGCGATTATTCTCCAACACTGTTTCTACTTCTCTGTTTCGTCATCATCACCTCTTCTTCTCCccctctctcactctctctcgaCCTCAAaacactcttcatctcctctccACCTCCTCAAGTCATCTTCCTCCCGCTCCTCCGAGCGTTTCCGCCGCCACCACCAAAAACGCCAACAACATCAACTTCCCCTCCCACTATCTTCCGGCAGCGATTACCTTCTCTCCCTCTCCGtcggctcctcctcctccgtctcTCTTTACTTAGACACCGGAAGCGACCTCGTCTGGTTCCCTTGCCGCCCTTTCACCTGCATCCTCTGCGAATCCAAACCTCCTCCTTCTCTGACCTCCCTCTCCTCCTCCGCCACCACAGTCCCCTGCTCCTCCCCTTCTTGCTCCGCCGCACACTCCTCCCTCCCATCCTCCGACCTCTGCGCCATCTCGAACTGTCCTCTCGACCTCATCGAAACCGGCGAAtgcaacaactcttcctacccttGTCCTCCTTTCTACTACGCCTACGGTGACGGCTCCCTCGTCGCACGTCTCTTCTCCGACTCGCTCTCACTCCCTCCCCTCTCCGTCGCTAACTTCACCTTCGGCTGCGCTCACACCACTCTCGCCGAACCCATCGGCGTCGCTGGCTTCGGACGCGGACGCCTCTCTGTCCCCGCTCAGCTCGCCTCTTTCGCCCCTCACCTCGGTAACAGCTTCTCTTACTGCCTCGTCTCCCACTCGTTCGACTCGGAGCGAGTCCGCCGCCCGAGTCCACTCATCCTCGGACGCTTCGTCGAGGAGAAAGAGAAACGTGTCGGAGCCGATGATGATCATAAGGAGAAGGTCGAGTTCGTCTACACAGAGCTGCTTGATAACCCCAAGCATCCTTACTTCTACTCTGTTTCCCTCCAAGGAATCTCCGTCGGAAAACGGAATATTCCTGCTCCGGCGATGCTCAGACGAGTGGATAGGAACGGAGGCGGAGGAGTGGTCGTTGACTCGGGGACGACTTTCACGATGCTTCCCGCGAAATTCTACAATTCGGTGGTGGAGGAGTTCGACAGTCGGGTCGGGCGGGTACACGAACGGGCTGATCGGGTCGAACCGAGTTCGGGAATGAGTCCTTGCTActatcttaaccagacggttagagtTCCGGCTCTGGTTTTGCATTTTGCCGGGAATGGTTCCAGTGTTACGCTCCCCAGGAGAAATTACTTTTACGAATTTATGGACGGTGAGGATGGGAAGGAAGAAAAGAGGAAGGTTGGATGTTTGATGCTGATGAACGGTGGAGATGAATCGGAGCTTCGAGGTGGGACCGGGGCGATACTGGGGAATTACCAGCAACAAGGTTTCGAAGTCGTGTATGATTTGTTGAATAGAAGGGTCGGGTTCGCTAAGAGGAAGTGCGCATCTTATTGGGATACGCTCAATCAAAGCTAA
- the LOC111215091 gene encoding uncharacterized protein LOC111215091: protein MGIMKSCLVFTMGTAYGVYVAQNYNVPDVKKLTNTVRVILEHIEENYRKPKKDDVV, encoded by the coding sequence ATGGGGATAATGAAGAGCTGCTTGGTGTTCACGATGGGAACGGCTTATGGTGTATACGTTGCACAGAATTACAACGTTCCCGATGTAAAGAAGCTGACGAACACTGTTCGCGTCATCCTCGAGCACATCGAAGAGAATTATCGGAAACCCAAGAAGGACgatgttgtttga
- the LOC106446266 gene encoding putative 57 kDa heat shock protein isoform X1, producing the protein MAAVPLPAVPQSPAEGFYAINNEFLMNGPKGFQEFKILENDIMFVRMDFPGVPEDGVSVTLEPSKTLVSVRAHAPKVHAHDFSHRNYLIITGLVCGCCEISGFTYHMTDGVLRLHLSKTNILHPQRPSCNSFLGGIRFRGDDFSGCPHRLPYNRDPYHPALTGPVLMRHPNVAEGTAMAYESKQLENGSLYVRLDMPGVPKDNFNVSISSGRVKVTGQAPAVSHDSDGRFYSGDVAMLSAPVDVPSRPIKTIIKDGVIRLLIPSV; encoded by the exons ATGGCCGCCGTTCCTCTTCCTGCCGTCCCTCAGTCTCCCG CAGAAGGGTTTTACGCAATCAACAACGAGTTTCTCATGAATGGGCCAAAAGGGTTTCAGGAGTTCAAGATTCTTGAGAACGACATCATGTTCGTGAGAATGGATTTTCCCGGCGTTCCAGAAGATGGCGTTAGTGTTACTCTTGAACCCTCCAAGACCCTTGTGAGTGTCCGCGCCCACGCACCCAAAGTCCATGCACACGACTTCTCTCACCGGAACTACCTCATCATCACCGGACTCGTATGCGGATGCTGCGAGATCTCCGGCTTCACCTACCACATGACCGACGGTGTTCTCAGGCTTCATCTCTCCAAGACTAACATCCTCCATCCTCAACGCCCTTCCTGCAACT CGTTTCTCGGTGGCATACGTTTCAGAGGAGatg ATTTCAGTGGATGTCCTCATAGGCTTCCCTATAACAGGGATCCCTATC ACCCGGCTTTAACGGGTCCGGTGTTGATGCGTCACCCGAATGTGGCTGAAGGAACGGCTATGGCTTATGAGTCAAAGCAGCTGGAGAACGGCAGCCTATACGTGCGTTTAGACATGCCAGGTGTTCCCAAAGACAACTTCAACGTCTCCATTTCGAGCGGGAGAGTGAAGGTGACTGGTCAAGCTCCTGCCGTTAGCCATGACTCCGATGGTCGCTTCTACTCTGGTGACGTGGCTATGCTTTCTGCTCCTGTAGACGTTCCTAGCCGTCCGATCAAAACTATCATCAAGGATGGTGTCATTCGCCTCCTCATCCCTTCCGTTTGA
- the LOC106446315 gene encoding napin-B, translated as MANKLFLVSATLAFFFLLTNASIYRTVVEFDEDDATNPAGPFRIPKCRKEFQQAQHLKACQQWLHKQAMQSGSGPSWTLDGEFDFEDDMENPQGPQQRPPLLQQCCNELHQEEPLCVCPTLKGASKAVKQQIQQQGQQQGKQQMVSRIYQTATHLPKVCKIPQVSVCPFQKTMPGPSY; from the coding sequence ATGGCGAACAAGCTCTTCCTCGTCTCGGCAACTCtcgccttcttcttccttctcacCAATGCCTCCATCTACCGGACGGTGGTCGAGTTCGACGAAGATGATGCAACAAACCCAGCCGGCCCATTTAGGATTCCAAAATGTAGGAAGGAGTTTCAGCAAGCACAACACCTAAAAGCTTGCCAGCAGTGGCTCCACAAGCAAGCAATGCAGTCTGGCAGTGGTCCTAGCTGGACCCTCGACGGTGAGTTTGACTTTGAAGACGACATGGAGAACCCCCAGGGTCCACAGCAGAGACCGCCTCTACTCCAGCAGTGCTGTAACGAGCTCCACCAGGAAGAGCCCCTTTGCGTTTGCCCAACCTTGAAAGGAGCATCCAAAGCGGTTAAACAACAAATTCAGCAACAGGGACAACAGCAAGGAAAGCAGCAAATGGTGAGCCGTATCTACCAGACAGCTACTCACTTACCTAAAGTTTGCAAAATCCCGCAAGTTAGCGTATGTCCCTTCCAGAAGACCATGCCTGGGCCCTCCTACTAG
- the LOC106446266 gene encoding putative 57 kDa heat shock protein isoform X2, whose product MAAVPLPAVPQSPEGFYAINNEFLMNGPKGFQEFKILENDIMFVRMDFPGVPEDGVSVTLEPSKTLVSVRAHAPKVHAHDFSHRNYLIITGLVCGCCEISGFTYHMTDGVLRLHLSKTNILHPQRPSCNSFLGGIRFRGDDFSGCPHRLPYNRDPYHPALTGPVLMRHPNVAEGTAMAYESKQLENGSLYVRLDMPGVPKDNFNVSISSGRVKVTGQAPAVSHDSDGRFYSGDVAMLSAPVDVPSRPIKTIIKDGVIRLLIPSV is encoded by the exons ATGGCCGCCGTTCCTCTTCCTGCCGTCCCTCAGTCTCCCG AAGGGTTTTACGCAATCAACAACGAGTTTCTCATGAATGGGCCAAAAGGGTTTCAGGAGTTCAAGATTCTTGAGAACGACATCATGTTCGTGAGAATGGATTTTCCCGGCGTTCCAGAAGATGGCGTTAGTGTTACTCTTGAACCCTCCAAGACCCTTGTGAGTGTCCGCGCCCACGCACCCAAAGTCCATGCACACGACTTCTCTCACCGGAACTACCTCATCATCACCGGACTCGTATGCGGATGCTGCGAGATCTCCGGCTTCACCTACCACATGACCGACGGTGTTCTCAGGCTTCATCTCTCCAAGACTAACATCCTCCATCCTCAACGCCCTTCCTGCAACT CGTTTCTCGGTGGCATACGTTTCAGAGGAGatg ATTTCAGTGGATGTCCTCATAGGCTTCCCTATAACAGGGATCCCTATC ACCCGGCTTTAACGGGTCCGGTGTTGATGCGTCACCCGAATGTGGCTGAAGGAACGGCTATGGCTTATGAGTCAAAGCAGCTGGAGAACGGCAGCCTATACGTGCGTTTAGACATGCCAGGTGTTCCCAAAGACAACTTCAACGTCTCCATTTCGAGCGGGAGAGTGAAGGTGACTGGTCAAGCTCCTGCCGTTAGCCATGACTCCGATGGTCGCTTCTACTCTGGTGACGTGGCTATGCTTTCTGCTCCTGTAGACGTTCCTAGCCGTCCGATCAAAACTATCATCAAGGATGGTGTCATTCGCCTCCTCATCCCTTCCGTTTGA
- the LOC106446235 gene encoding bifunctional adenosine 5'-phosphosulfate phosphorylase/adenylylsulfatase HINT4-like: MAGANQTCIFCQILHDPNSTTRLLHTDEKVVAFQDIKPAARRHYLVIPKEHISTVRDLQRRDEDYSLVSHMLSVGQELLQKDAPQTIHRFGFHQPPFNSVDHLHLHCFALPFMPRWKVVKYMSLGSFGGFIEAQKLLEKIRPLSSKV, from the exons ATGGCGGGAGCGAATCAAACGTGTATATTCTGTCAGATCTTGCACGATCCCAACTCAACTACTCGTCTCCTTCACACC GATGAGAAGGTCGTCGCGTTTCAGGACATCAAGCCTGCCGCCCGGAG GCACTACTTGGTCATTCCAAAAGAACACATCTCAACTGTGAGAGACCTCCAGAGAAGGGATGAAGACTACTCTTTGG TGAGTCACATGCTAAGTGTGGGACAAGAACTGCTGCAGAAAGACGCACCTCAAACCATTCATAG ATTTGGTTTTCACCAGCCTCCTTTTAACAGTGTCGATCATCTCCATCTCCATTGTTTTGCATTGCCTTTTATGCCCAG ATGGAAAGTCGTCAAGTACATGTCTTTGGGATCTTTCGGTGGTTTTATTGAAGCACAGAAACTTCTGGAGAAGATAAGGCCTCTTTCTTCAAAAGTCTAA
- the LOC106360747 gene encoding uncharacterized protein LOC106360747: MQTRWALPGRASAVQPASSTSGEALLPPPDPPDPQSPLSPHLFPPLDSTPPLTRSQTRRSHLTTTHVDTVMTQAQHPTTASAISQATTQFGSLAEIESILTVPATGNPKTLSSSSTTNPSPSLEKLNLPYSEPNPTNFKILQPNHNSPLLSNSASTSLTPSDPALPSPPVRSTIPNSQPHTAPPQLNPPPIFQPQPQTHNAAPTLAETLRVRGDKSLQRLAPVTIFETGRPRVLIPNSVFHKGAELHKDFIICRRLEMHNNPLQRSVLVRIPSDFLRQKILEKNIWYVGDSMFHTAQWSSVHSSTTPLLSSIQIWAHLTGVPLDLRYKQGLSLVAGLIGEPKETDDFTLNLVSLTLSHVKVEVDLTKPLPIVVEFQRQSGEVVEVQVDYPWLPPTCAHCHELGHIMKNCLLYIPPKDPPPIAKVPVDKSKQKISDSAIKTPTKSVKTKQYVVKKPFPPITVEPLLSTHTVSLPTSPSAFNTPSFVPMPNQKIFPSTAHISSDKPQKPSLKRTRSSPTISPTAPPKIIYQSSKPSPDLSFPVIVYWGTLFFYIMSVKLFFWNLRGLNDPVKHRTFSDWLYSHRPIFGALLETHIKELSLSRLMSTLCRDWHYLSNHSSDEDGRIVLIWKDPAKVRVITQSRQMITCEIELPNCTPIIYSAIYASNTIEERTDLWVELLNLHSAHDLDSRPWMVGGDFNQILHPYEHSSFCHSTHSSQMFQFRDSLLQMGVFDLRFYGPVHTWTNKCDGSPIAKKLDRCLINSECLTSYPNATATFLPPAPSDHSPCLIDLAFQLPKAGTQPFRFLNYLTKHPSFLEVVTDAWLLAGSVSANFASLCWKLKSIKRSLKILNKENFSNIQQRVNEAYRLLQLVQVQALSDPTPENFAEEHDLNLKWQFLWQIEECFFQQKSRITWLREGDLNTTFFHRVCQMRASFNAIRSFLLLSGVLITDPLEMSAHAIAHFKGVLGPDSLPSLWYTPADWFRSLTHVRCSQQQINSILLMPTNEEITKLMFSLNPNKAPGPDGLTSGFFKASWSLLGAECVNSIQDFFDSGFLPKTTNSTILSLVPKFTGASTISDYRPISCLNTLYKVISRLLVRRLKPILSQLILPNQTAFVEGRLLVENTVLASELVNGYHRNKGTKKITIKVDIEKAFDTLSWEFLFTALDSIDLPAPFIRLLKACICTTTFMVGYNGTVNGFFKGKRGLRQGDPLSPYLFVIAMNYLSMMLDKEARAGYISYHHQCHKTKLTHLSFADDLLIFIDGSLESVQRVLQLLHEFEKRSGLAVSLQKSSFFASGLTEQDIATIQVSTGMPCGSLPMRYLGVPLCTKKLNLQNCEPLLQQIKKRLSSWSAQALSFAGRLLLIKTVISGVTTFWCSSFILPKSCINKINSLCGIFLWKGKSEGHHTARVSWETVTLTKDQGGLGVKDLHTWNLACILKLIWMLFFRPNSVWVCWFKEVILKGDVSNYWTIGTSTNHSWLVNKMIKARAIVYPLLKRPTVASLYTEGRWNIPAARTDNQLALQVHLTTVELLDEEDYFEWEIDGRVRHSYRTGETYTYLKGPQPLVPWAKIVWFSYGIPRHCFLTWLVLLDRCPTRDRLTRWGLNVDPLCLFCNTDHESRNHLFFECRYSVTVWNQIAYRCDLQAHASWDDNLNQLLALRGNRDSLRLRLLATQATIYWLWNERNTRLHHQIFRPPGALISLIDKQIRNRLQSF, encoded by the exons ATGCAGACTCGTTGGGCCCTTCCTGGCCGTGCTTCCGCCGTGCAACCAGCGTCTTCAACCTCCGGAGAAGCTCTCCTACCACCACCTGACCCCCCTGACCCTCAGTCCCCTCTTTCTCCCCATCTTTTCCCACCATTAGACTCCACTCCTCCTCTTACCCGTTCTCAAACTCGTAGATCCCACCTCACTACCACCCATGTTGATACTGTTATGACTCAAGCTCAACACCCAACTACAGCTTCAGCCATCTCTCAAGCCACTACTCAGTTTGGTTCGCTAGCTGAGATTGAATCTATACTCACTGTTCCTGCTACAGGAAACCCTAAAACTCTTTCCTCATCCTCAACCACTAACCCTTCCCCCTCTCTGGAAAAGCTTAACTTACCTTATTCAGAACCAAATCCCACCAATTTCAAAATCCTTCAACCAAACCACAACTCTCCCCTGCTCTCTAACAGTGCCTCTACCTCCCTAACTCCTTCTGATCCCGCTCTTCCTTCCCCTCCTGTAAGATCCACCATTCCCAACTCTCAGCCACACACTGCCCCCCCACAACTAAATCCACCTCCTATTTTCCAACCCCAACCCCAAACCCATAATGCTGCTCCTACTCTAGCGGAAACTCTTCGTGTGAGAGGAGACAAGTCTCTCCAGAGACTCGCTCCAGTAACTATCTTTGAAACTGGTCGACCTCGTGTGCTAATCCCGAACTCTGTCTTTCACAAAGGCGCAGAGCTTCATAAAGATTTCATTATCT GTAGAAGGCTTGAGATGCATAACAACCCTCTACAACGCTCAGTTCTGGTTAGGATCCCTAGTGACTTCCTTCGACAGAAGATcttggaaaaaaatatatggtaTGTGGGGGATTCGATGTTTCATACCGCTCAATGGTCTTCTGTGCATTCCTCCACAACACCTCTTCTTAGCTCTATCCAGATTTGGGCTCACCTCACTGGAGTTCCTCTCGACCTACGTTATAAACAAGGCCTTAGCCTAGTTGCGGGGTTGATTGGAGAGCCTAAAGAAACGGATGACTTTACTCTAAACCTAGTGAGTCTTACCTTATCTCATGTCAAGGTGGAAGTAGATCTCACCAAGCCTCTTCCGATTGTAGTGGAGTTTCAAAGGCAGAGTGGAGAAGTTGTTGAAGTGCAAGTGGACTATCCATGGCTGCCTCCCACATGCGCTCATTGTCATGAGTTGGGTCATATCATGAAAAATTGTTTGCTCTACATACCGCCAAAGGATCCACCTCCTATAGCAAAAGTTCCTGTGGATAAGTCAAAGCAAAAGATCTCAGACTCGGCGATAAAAACTCCAACAAAATCTGTAAAAACCAAACAGTATGTTGTCAAGAAACCATTCCCTCCCATCACCGTTGAACCCTTACTTTCCACCCACACTGTTTCACTTCCCACTAGCCCCTCTGCTTTCAATACTCCCTCTTTTGTCCCTATGCCAAATCAGAAGATTTTCCCTTCCACCGCTCACATTTCTTCGGACAAACCTCAAAAACCATCATTAAAAAGAACCCGTTCCTCCCCAACCATTTCCCCTACTGCACCTCCCAAAATCATCTATCAGTCTTCTAAACCGTCCCCTGACCTTTCATTCCCCGTGATTG TCTACTGGGGAACCCTCTTTTTCTACATAATGAGTGTAAAACTCTTTTTTTGGAACCTCCGTGGTCTAAATGACCCGGTAAAACATCGGACATTTTCGGATTGGCTTTATAGTCACAGACCCATTTTTGGTGCTCTATTGGAAACACATATTAAGGAACTATCTCTATCCCGTTTGATGTCTACCCTATGTCGAGACTGGCACTATCTATCTAACCATTCATCTGATGAAGATGGGAGAATCGTGCTTATTTGGAAGGATCCAGCAAAAGTTCGAGTGATAACACAGTCAAGGCAAATGATTACTTGTGAGATTGAGCTGCCTAATTGTACTCCTATCATCTACTCTGCCATCTACGCTTCAAATACCATTGAAGAGAGAACTGACCTTTGGGTGGAGCTTTTGAACTTGCATTCTGCTCATGATCTGGATTCAAGGCCTTGGATGGTAGGAGGGGACTTTAACCAGATTCTTCACCCTTACGAGCATTCATCCTTCTGTCACAGTACACATTCTTCGCAAATGTTCCAATTCCGTGATAGTTTACTACAGATGGGAGTGTTTGATCTTCGATTCTATGGCCCTGTTCACACATGGACAAACAAATGTGACGGCTCCCCAATTGCAAAGAAACTAGACAGATGTTTGATCAACAGTGAGTGTCTTACCAGTTATCCTAATGCCACTGCAACTTTCCTCCCTCCTGCCCCTTCAGATCACTCCCCGTGCCTTATTGACCTAGCCTTCCAACTCCCTAAAGCAGGAACTCAACCCTTCCGCTTCCTAAACTACCTTACCAAACACCCGAGCTTCCTGGAGGTTGTTACTGATGCATGGTTGCTCGCCGGAAGTGTGTCTGCCAACTTTGCGTCTCTGTGTTGGAAGCTGAAAAGCATTAAAAGGAGTCTTAAAATtcttaataaagaaaatttctCAAATATCCAACAGAGAGTTAATGAAGCTTACCGTTTGTTACAACTTGTGCAGGTACAAGCCTTGTCAGATCCAACTCCTGAAAATTTTGCTGAAGAACATGATCTTAATCTGAAATGGCAATTTCTCTGGCAAATTGAAGAATGCTTCTTTCAGCAAAAGTCTAGAATAACATGGCTTCGTGAAGGAGATCTGAATACTACCTTCTTCCACCGTGTCTGCCAAATGAGAGCTAGCTTCAATGCAATCCGCTCGTTCCTCCTTTTGTCAGGTGTTCTCATCACAGACCCACTGGAGATGAGTGCTCACGCTATAGCTCACTTTAAAGGTGTTCTTGGACCTGATTCCCTCCCATCGCTCTGGTACACTCCGGCTGATTGGTTTCGTAGCCTCACGCATGTCAGATGCAGCCAGCAGCAGATAAACTCAATCCTCCTGATGCCTACAAATGAAGAGATCACTAAGCTAATGTTTTCCCTTAACCCAAATAAAGCTCCGGGGCCTGATGGACTCACCTCTGGATTCTTCAAAGCTTCTTGGTCTCTTCTAGGTGCGGAATGTGTCAACTCGATTCAAGATTTTTTCGACTCAGGGTTCCTGCCAAAAACCACAAATTCAACGATCTTGTCTTTGGTTCCTAAGTTCACTGGAGCATCTACAATATCAGACTACCGTCCTATCTCCTGTCTGAATACCCTCTATAAAGTCATTTCACGGTTGCTGGTGAGACGTCTAAAGCCTATTCTTAGTCAGCTAATCTTGCCCAATCAAACAGCGTTTGTTGAGGGTAGACTCCTAGTGGAAAATACTGTATTGGCTAGCGAACTAGTGAATGGCTACCACAGGAACAAAGGAACTAAGAAGATTACCATTAAGGTCGATATAGAAAAAGCTTTCGACACTCTCTCTTGGGAGTTTCTGTTCACAGCGTTGGATAGTATAGATCTCCCTGCTCCTTTCATCCGATTGCTGAAAGCTTGCATCTGCACGACAACATTTATGGTGGGTTACAATGGCACGGTGAATGGTTTCTTCAAAGGAAAAAGGGGACTAAGGCAAGGAGACCCACTCTCTCCCTACCTGTTTGTCATTGCTATGAACTACTTGTCAATGATGTTGGATAAAGAAGCGAGGGCAGGATATATATCTTACCATCATCAGTGCCATAAAACGAAGCTAACTCATCTCTCCTTTGCCGACGATCTACTGATCTTCATTGATGGGTCACTTGAGTCCGTTCAGAGGGTGCTCCAGCTACTGCACGAATTTGAAAAGAGATCAGGTCTGGCTGTGAGTTTGcaaaaatctagtttttttgCTTCGGGACTTACAGAGCAAGATATTGCAACTATCCAAGTTTCGACGGGGATGCCGTGTGGTTCATTACCAATGCGATATCTCGGAGTCCCTCTGTGTACGAAAAAGCTCAACTTGCAGAACTGCGAGCCTCTACTTCAGCAGATTAAGAAGCGTCTATCCTCCTGGTCAGCTCAGGCTCTGTCATTTGCGGGGCGGTTACTCTTGATAAAAACGGTGATCTCGGGTGTTACGACCTTTTGGTGTTCCAGCTTCATCCTACCAAAGTcatgcatcaataaaatcaATTCACTGTGTGGCATATTCCTTTGGAAAGGCAAGAGCGAAGGTCACCATACTGCTAGAGTAAGTTGGGAGACAGTAACACTTACCAAAGATCAGGGAGGACTGGGAGTTAAAGACCTTCATACTTGGAACCTTGCGTGCATACTGAAGCTTATCTGGATGCTCTTCTTTCGCCCGAATTCTGTGTGGGTCTGCTGGTTTAAGGAGGTAATCCTAAAAGGCGACGTATCAAACTACTGGACGATAGGAACAAGCACCAACCATTCTTGGCTAGTCAACAAGATGATCAAGGCTAGAGCTATTGTCTACCCGCTGCTTAAACGAC CAACGGTGGCGTCTCTCTATACTGAAGGCCGGTGGAATATCCCTGCAGCAAGAACTGACAATCAATTAGCGCTTCAGGTACACCTTACTACCGTAGAATTACTAGATGAGGAGGATTATTTCGAATGGGAGATTGATGGAAGAGTTAGACACAGTTACAGAACTGGTGAAACATATACTTACCTCAAGGGTCCGCAGCCACTAGTTCCTTGGGCTAAGATTGTCTGGTTCTCATACGGAATCCCCCGACACTGCTTCCTCACTTGGTTAGTCCTACTGGATCGATGTCCTACAAGAGACAGGTTAACAAGATGGGGTCTTAATGTAGATCCGTTATGCTTATTTTGCAACACTGATCATGAGAGTAGAAATCACCTTTTCTTTGAGTGTCGTTACAGTGTCACGGTCTGGAATCAGATAGCATATCGATGCGATTTGCAAGCTCATGCCTCATGGGACGACAATCTCAATCAACTCCTGGCTCTCCGAGGGAATCGCGATTCTCTTCGTCTTCGACTACTAGCAACTCAAGCCACGATTTACTGGCTCTGGAATGAGCGTAACACACGTCTCCACCACCAAATCTTCAGACCTCCGGGTGCGTTAATATCACTCATAGACAAGCAAATCCGTAACCGTCTCCAAAGCTTCTGA